In a single window of the Delftia tsuruhatensis genome:
- a CDS encoding MFS transporter yields the protein MSSHSVHAPPSTHGGAASGASTALNARIFRRLMPLLVLSYVISFIDRTNIALAKTHIEVDLGISAAAYGLGAGLFFLSYALLEVPSNLVMHRVGARFWITRIMVTWGLLSAGMAFITGETSFYVMRVLLGAAEAGLFPGVMLYLTYWFGREERARAIGYFLLGVCIANILSGPVGGALLQMDGLLGWHGWQWMFVIEGLPAVGLAWVVWKKLPDGPASAPWLTAAESRQVLERLQAEQAQQAHAGQVGHSLRDCLADRQIWLAIFVYFCHQISIYTVIFFLPGIIGTYGSLSPLQIGLLNSVPWIAAAIGAAWLPRFATSPQRCRRLLLAGLLVMAAGLLLAAGAGRTGPVLGLLGFCLTALMFFVVQSIVFLFPASRLAGAGLAGGIALVNTCGLVGGFIGPTAMGLIEQATGSTRNGLFIIAALLAVAALASTCLRQGQETAR from the coding sequence ATGTCCAGCCATTCCGTCCATGCGCCCCCGTCCACTCACGGCGGCGCGGCCAGCGGCGCCAGCACGGCGCTCAACGCCAGAATCTTCCGCAGGCTGATGCCGCTGCTGGTCCTGTCCTATGTGATCAGCTTCATAGACCGCACCAACATCGCGCTGGCCAAGACGCATATCGAGGTCGACCTGGGCATCTCGGCCGCCGCCTACGGGCTGGGCGCGGGGCTGTTCTTCCTGAGCTACGCCCTGCTGGAAGTGCCCAGCAACCTGGTCATGCACAGGGTGGGTGCGCGGTTCTGGATCACGCGGATCATGGTGACCTGGGGGCTGCTGTCGGCCGGCATGGCCTTCATCACCGGAGAGACCTCGTTCTATGTGATGCGCGTGCTGCTGGGCGCCGCCGAGGCGGGGCTGTTCCCCGGCGTCATGCTCTACCTGACCTACTGGTTCGGCCGCGAGGAGCGGGCCCGCGCCATCGGCTACTTCCTGCTGGGCGTGTGCATTGCCAACATCCTGAGCGGCCCCGTGGGCGGCGCCCTGCTGCAGATGGATGGCCTGCTGGGCTGGCACGGCTGGCAGTGGATGTTCGTGATCGAGGGACTGCCCGCCGTGGGCCTGGCCTGGGTGGTCTGGAAGAAGCTGCCCGACGGCCCGGCCAGCGCGCCCTGGCTGACGGCCGCCGAATCGCGCCAGGTGCTGGAACGCCTGCAGGCGGAACAGGCCCAGCAGGCCCACGCGGGCCAGGTGGGCCATTCGCTCAGGGACTGTCTGGCGGACCGCCAGATCTGGCTGGCCATCTTCGTGTACTTCTGCCACCAGATCAGCATCTACACCGTGATCTTCTTTCTGCCGGGCATCATCGGCACCTATGGCTCGCTGTCGCCGCTGCAGATCGGACTGCTCAACTCCGTGCCCTGGATCGCGGCCGCCATCGGGGCGGCCTGGCTGCCGCGCTTTGCCACCAGCCCGCAACGCTGCCGGCGACTGCTGCTGGCAGGCCTTCTCGTCATGGCCGCAGGCCTGCTGCTGGCGGCCGGCGCGGGCCGCACCGGCCCCGTGCTGGGGCTGCTGGGCTTTTGCCTGACGGCGCTGATGTTCTTCGTGGTGCAGTCCATCGTCTTCCTGTTCCCGGCCTCGCGGCTGGCGGGCGCGGGGCTGGCTGGCGGCATCGCCCTGGTCAACACCTGCGGCCTGGTCGGCGGCTTCATCGGCCCCACGGCCATGGGCCTGATCGAGCAGGCCACGGGCAGCACGAGGAATGGCTTGTTCATCATCGCCGCGCTGCTGGCGGTGGCCGCGCTGGCATCCACCTGCCTGCGCCAGGGCCAGGAGACAGCACGATGA
- a CDS encoding 3-keto-5-aminohexanoate cleavage protein gives MATRTKAIITCAPTGAIHTPSMSPHLPVTAEQIARAAIDAAEAGAAIVHLHARDPRDGRPSQDPALFRPFLASIKAGCDAIVNITTGGSPHMTVEERMRPVTEFQPELASLNMGSMNFGLFPMLERFRNLEHAWEREHLENSRNLVFKNTFADIEGILRLGQAQGTRFEFECYDISHLHNLAHFVERGLVQGPVFVQSVFGILGGIGGHPEDLMHMRRTADRLLGDGYQWSILGAGRNQLPLATMGAAMGAHVRVGLEDSLWIGPGQLATSSAEQVRRIRTVLQALNIDVATPAEARQMLGLKGAANVAF, from the coding sequence ATGGCCACCCGCACCAAAGCCATCATCACCTGCGCGCCCACGGGCGCCATCCACACCCCCAGCATGTCGCCCCACCTGCCCGTGACGGCCGAGCAGATCGCCCGGGCCGCCATCGATGCGGCCGAAGCCGGCGCCGCCATCGTGCACCTGCACGCACGGGACCCACGCGACGGCCGCCCTTCGCAGGATCCCGCGCTGTTCCGTCCGTTTCTCGCCTCCATCAAGGCCGGCTGCGATGCCATCGTGAACATCACCACGGGCGGCAGTCCGCACATGACGGTGGAAGAACGCATGCGGCCTGTGACCGAGTTCCAGCCCGAGCTGGCCTCGCTGAACATGGGATCGATGAACTTCGGCCTGTTTCCCATGCTGGAGCGATTCCGGAACCTGGAGCACGCCTGGGAACGCGAGCATCTGGAAAACAGCCGCAACCTGGTCTTCAAGAACACCTTTGCCGATATCGAAGGCATCCTGCGGCTGGGACAGGCCCAGGGCACGCGCTTCGAGTTCGAGTGCTACGACATCAGCCACCTGCACAACCTGGCGCATTTCGTGGAACGGGGACTGGTGCAGGGGCCCGTGTTCGTGCAGTCGGTGTTCGGCATCCTGGGCGGCATCGGCGGGCACCCCGAAGACCTGATGCACATGCGCCGCACGGCCGACCGCCTGCTGGGCGACGGCTACCAATGGTCCATCCTGGGCGCCGGGCGCAACCAGCTGCCGCTGGCCACCATGGGCGCCGCCATGGGCGCCCATGTGCGCGTGGGGCTGGAAGACTCGCTGTGGATAGGCCCGGGCCAGCTCGCCACCTCCAGCGCCGAGCAGGTGCGCCGCATACGCACCGTCCTGCAGGCACTGAACATCGACGTTGCCACGCCCGCCGAGGCACGCCAGATGCTGGGCCTCAAGGGCGCCGCCAACGTGGCCTTCTGA
- a CDS encoding SDR family oxidoreductase, producing MWNNDLLAGQRVLVTAGAAGIGLEISRAFASAGARVMVCDVAAASLVALATTLPGTHGCLADVSDAAQVAALFEAVDRALGGLDVLVNNAGVAGPTGAVETLEPADWQRTLDVNITGTFLCTRLAVPRLRESARQGRQTAIVNLSSAAGHLGMPGRSAYSASKWAVIGFTKSLALELGADGIRANAILPGAVDGPRIRDVIAAKARASGRPLEDVTRDYTHQAALGRMATARDIAHMAVFAASPMACHVTGQELAVDGLTQALS from the coding sequence ATGTGGAACAACGATCTTCTGGCGGGCCAGCGCGTCCTGGTGACGGCGGGCGCGGCGGGCATCGGCCTGGAAATCAGCCGGGCCTTCGCCAGCGCTGGCGCGCGCGTCATGGTCTGCGATGTGGCCGCGGCCAGCCTGGTCGCGCTGGCCACCACCCTGCCCGGCACCCATGGCTGCCTGGCAGATGTCTCGGATGCCGCCCAGGTGGCTGCGCTGTTCGAGGCCGTGGACCGCGCGCTCGGCGGGCTGGACGTGCTGGTCAACAACGCCGGCGTGGCCGGCCCCACGGGCGCGGTAGAGACCTTGGAGCCTGCCGACTGGCAACGCACGCTGGATGTGAACATCACCGGCACCTTCCTGTGCACACGGCTGGCCGTGCCCCGGCTGCGCGAGTCGGCACGCCAGGGGCGGCAGACGGCCATCGTCAACCTGTCCTCGGCGGCGGGACACCTGGGCATGCCGGGCCGCTCAGCCTATTCGGCATCCAAATGGGCCGTGATCGGCTTCACCAAGTCGCTGGCCCTGGAGCTGGGGGCCGACGGCATACGCGCCAATGCCATCCTTCCGGGCGCCGTGGACGGCCCGCGCATCCGCGACGTCATCGCAGCCAAGGCCCGCGCATCGGGGCGGCCGCTGGAAGATGTCACGCGCGACTACACCCACCAGGCCGCGCTGGGCCGCATGGCCACGGCACGCGACATCGCCCACATGGCCGTGTTTGCCGCAAGCCCCATGGCCTGCCATGTCACCGGCCAGGAGCTGGCCGTCGACGGGCTGACGCAGGCCCTCAGCTGA
- a CDS encoding GntR family transcriptional regulator, translating into MAINELVTPLKRQTLSSDVYAQLRELLITGQMFPGEQISLRTTASALGVSVMPVREAVHRLVAEQALELTPNRALRVPLMTESAFREITRIRVNLEGLAAEQAARQLPAIGLERIAALQDRFAAEMASASPDGARLIAFNKDFHFAVYGAACMPMLLQMIEALWLRIGPILNHDMRSGSRRVSEQVAVGHHARLVEALRRGDAAAAKEALRGDIESAADYIVSAGVLVTADSGLNGANGGNGLTGPASAGDKSR; encoded by the coding sequence ATGGCAATCAATGAACTCGTCACCCCGCTCAAGCGCCAGACGCTCAGCAGCGATGTCTATGCACAGCTGCGCGAACTGCTGATCACGGGCCAGATGTTTCCGGGCGAGCAGATCTCGCTGCGCACCACGGCCAGCGCCCTGGGCGTCAGCGTCATGCCGGTGCGCGAGGCCGTGCACCGGCTGGTGGCCGAGCAGGCACTGGAACTCACGCCCAATCGCGCGCTGCGCGTGCCGTTGATGACGGAAAGCGCCTTCCGCGAGATCACGCGCATCCGCGTCAACCTCGAAGGCCTGGCCGCGGAGCAGGCGGCACGGCAACTGCCGGCCATCGGGCTGGAACGCATCGCAGCGCTGCAGGACCGCTTTGCGGCCGAGATGGCCAGCGCCTCGCCGGACGGCGCGCGGCTCATTGCCTTCAACAAGGATTTCCACTTCGCGGTCTACGGCGCGGCCTGCATGCCCATGCTGCTGCAGATGATCGAGGCGCTGTGGCTGCGCATAGGCCCCATCCTCAACCACGACATGCGCTCGGGCTCGCGCAGGGTGAGCGAACAGGTGGCAGTCGGCCACCATGCGCGTCTGGTCGAGGCCCTGCGTCGCGGCGATGCGGCGGCCGCGAAGGAGGCACTGCGCGGCGACATCGAAAGCGCGGCCGACTACATCGTTTCGGCGGGCGTGCTGGTGACAGCGGACAGCGGGTTGAACGGCGCGAATGGCGGGAATGGGCTGACCGGCCCAGCCTCGGCAGGTGACAAAAGCCGATGA
- a CDS encoding AbrB/MazE/SpoVT family DNA-binding domain-containing protein, producing MLAKLTSKNQITLPKAVVAEVEAAEYFEVAVENGRIVLTPVHVQPVQRAQAVRDKLQQLGITEEDVQEATSWARE from the coding sequence ATGCTAGCCAAACTGACATCGAAGAACCAGATCACCCTGCCCAAGGCCGTGGTGGCCGAGGTGGAGGCCGCCGAGTATTTCGAGGTGGCCGTGGAAAACGGCCGCATCGTGCTCACGCCCGTGCATGTGCAGCCCGTCCAGCGCGCACAGGCTGTCCGCGACAAGCTGCAGCAACTGGGCATCACCGAAGAGGATGTGCAGGAGGCGACCTCCTGGGCGCGCGAATGA
- a CDS encoding putative toxin-antitoxin system toxin component, PIN family, which produces MMRVVLDTNVVLSALLFTSGRLAWIRHAWQHQQLQPLVCRETASELLRVLAYPKFKLAAAEQQALLEDFLPWADVVTLPQPWPALPLCRDDKDQVFLVLAHAGRAQALITGDGDLLALRDSFPGMIVMPDEWAVRHKR; this is translated from the coding sequence ATGATGCGCGTCGTCCTGGACACCAACGTCGTGCTCTCTGCCCTGCTGTTCACGTCCGGCCGTCTTGCGTGGATACGCCATGCCTGGCAGCACCAGCAATTGCAGCCCCTGGTCTGCAGGGAAACAGCCAGCGAATTGCTGCGTGTGCTCGCCTACCCGAAGTTCAAGCTGGCAGCGGCCGAGCAACAGGCCTTGCTGGAGGATTTCCTTCCCTGGGCCGATGTCGTCACACTGCCGCAGCCCTGGCCTGCATTGCCGCTGTGCCGGGACGACAAGGACCAGGTGTTCCTGGTTCTGGCGCATGCAGGCCGGGCCCAGGCGCTCATCACGGGCGACGGCGACCTGCTGGCGCTGCGTGACAGCTTTCCCGGCATGATCGTGATGCCCGATGAATGGGCGGTGCGGCACAAGCGCTGA
- a CDS encoding RluA family pseudouridine synthase, whose protein sequence is MHNAHDPKVLPIRDGVSPSCVVLPSQGGGLLIDFLAERLPAVAREDWLRRMALGEVVDEHGRAAQADTAFAPGLRYYYYRELPAEPAIPFEAEVIHRDDHLLVADKPHFLPVVPAGKYLQQTLLVRLKRAFGLQELSPIHRIDRDTAGLVVFSVQRATRGTYQALFRDRAIHKTYEAVAPWRADLEFPRVHESRMEESGHFFRMHEVPGTPNTRTRMQVLEQEGGWARYRLEPESGKRHQLRVHMAALGLPLWGDGFYPEVHDMPEGDYSRPLQLLARSLAFDDPLTGQPRSFESRRTLLALADL, encoded by the coding sequence ATGCACAACGCCCACGACCCCAAGGTTCTTCCCATACGCGACGGCGTCAGCCCCAGCTGCGTGGTGCTGCCCAGCCAGGGCGGCGGGTTGCTGATCGATTTCCTGGCCGAGCGCCTGCCGGCCGTGGCGCGCGAGGACTGGCTGCGGCGCATGGCGCTGGGCGAAGTCGTCGACGAGCACGGGCGGGCCGCGCAGGCGGACACGGCCTTCGCGCCGGGGCTGCGCTATTACTACTACCGCGAACTGCCGGCCGAGCCGGCCATCCCCTTCGAGGCCGAAGTCATCCATCGCGACGATCATCTGCTGGTGGCCGACAAGCCGCACTTCCTGCCCGTGGTGCCGGCCGGCAAGTACCTGCAGCAGACGCTGCTGGTGCGGCTCAAGCGCGCGTTCGGGCTGCAGGAGCTGTCCCCCATCCACCGCATCGACCGCGACACGGCGGGACTGGTGGTGTTCTCGGTGCAGCGCGCCACGCGCGGCACCTACCAGGCGCTGTTCCGCGACCGTGCCATCCACAAGACCTACGAGGCCGTCGCACCCTGGCGAGCGGACCTGGAGTTTCCGCGCGTGCATGAAAGCCGCATGGAGGAAAGCGGCCATTTCTTTCGCATGCACGAGGTGCCGGGCACGCCCAACACCCGCACCCGCATGCAGGTGCTGGAGCAGGAGGGTGGCTGGGCACGCTACCGGCTGGAGCCGGAAAGCGGCAAGCGCCACCAGTTGCGCGTGCACATGGCGGCCCTGGGCCTGCCGCTGTGGGGCGACGGCTTCTACCCCGAGGTGCACGACATGCCCGAGGGCGACTACTCGCGCCCGCTGCAGCTGCTGGCGCGCAGCCTGGCCTTCGACGATCCCCTGACCGGCCAGCCCCGGTCTTTCGAGAGCCGCCGTACGCTGCTGGCGCTGGCGGATCTGTAG
- a CDS encoding TetR/AcrR family transcriptional regulator, which translates to MTSKRPSADIRRAQLLDAADAVFSEHGVTAPLDLVVERAEVGRATLYRQFPDRRALMLALLERSLDNMRIAAEAMAEDDDAFYKLLSRLAERIAVSAPITDYWRTVERGDEVIAQARVSMWQIFRPAMDRAVACGQCRQPLTQSELSLVFGMLGASLRGETPQQRRSLARKALQIVWQGLKA; encoded by the coding sequence ATGACTTCCAAGAGACCCAGTGCCGATATCCGCCGCGCCCAGCTGCTGGACGCGGCCGATGCCGTGTTTTCCGAGCACGGCGTGACTGCGCCGCTGGACCTGGTGGTCGAGCGTGCCGAGGTCGGCCGCGCCACGCTGTACCGGCAGTTTCCCGACCGGCGCGCGCTGATGCTGGCGCTGCTGGAGCGCTCGCTGGACAACATGCGCATCGCGGCCGAGGCCATGGCCGAGGACGACGATGCCTTCTACAAGCTGCTGTCCCGTCTGGCCGAGCGCATCGCGGTTTCGGCCCCCATCACCGACTACTGGCGCACGGTGGAGCGCGGCGACGAGGTCATCGCCCAGGCCCGCGTTTCCATGTGGCAGATCTTTCGCCCGGCCATGGACCGGGCCGTGGCCTGCGGCCAATGCCGCCAGCCGCTGACCCAGTCCGAGCTGTCCCTGGTCTTCGGCATGCTGGGCGCCTCGCTGCGCGGCGAGACGCCGCAGCAGCGACGCAGCCTGGCGCGCAAGGCCCTGCAGATCGTCTGGCAAGGCCTGAAGGCCTGA
- a CDS encoding MFS transporter, producing MATTPTPPGPVLPPSPPVVYLKPPPDWEEHEKPSLPGSPSMPLHQPAVRAAYGLIAVLVALTGGLGNALFTANLPTIQGQMGLTATEAAWLTGAYVMLNMTANLLVYKFRQQFGMRLFAEIGLGVYAVLTLLHLVLGSYASLLMLRAASGLAGATCSTLGTLYMLQAAPRKYVLKMLVIGVGLGQIATPLAWILSPGLLLNSEWHNLYLFEAGLALISFAGVVVLKLPPGVHIRSFERLDFLTFFLMVPGMGLLIAVLVQGYNRWWLDTPWLAWMLIGAIVLLSLALYIEHHRRNPMLQTRWFVLAPTVRFVIGALLLRFLTSEQTYGVIGMQRMLGMTVDQMQPLFVVILLGTIVGIAVSALTFGLENMGRQIVGSIVLFALAAWLDHSRTSFDRPQDFFGSQFLMAVGAGLFMGPLMLIGVVQGLKFGAHYMLTAIVTISMTQAMGALMGSALLSTYQMHREHVYSAAIVAGVDPTDPIVADRLRQQQQSLARVITDPALRAAQGMAQLAQAARREAHVRAYNDVFALTAGIAVLYLLWSLALAGRARQRAFVERMRAAAADASAMRGTDAAAPQDAPGQPPTQPVARA from the coding sequence ATGGCCACCACGCCCACTCCACCGGGGCCCGTGCTGCCCCCGTCGCCCCCCGTTGTCTACCTGAAGCCCCCGCCGGACTGGGAAGAGCACGAAAAGCCCAGCCTGCCGGGCTCGCCGTCGATGCCGCTGCACCAGCCGGCAGTGCGTGCCGCCTATGGCCTGATCGCCGTGCTGGTGGCGCTCACGGGCGGCCTGGGCAATGCCTTGTTCACCGCCAATCTGCCCACCATCCAGGGCCAGATGGGCCTGACCGCCACCGAGGCCGCCTGGCTGACCGGCGCCTATGTCATGCTCAACATGACGGCCAACCTGCTGGTCTACAAGTTCCGACAGCAGTTCGGCATGCGGCTGTTCGCCGAGATCGGCCTGGGCGTCTACGCCGTGCTGACGCTGCTGCACCTGGTGCTGGGCAGCTACGCCAGCCTGCTGATGCTGCGCGCGGCCAGCGGCCTGGCCGGGGCGACCTGCAGCACGCTGGGCACGCTCTACATGCTGCAGGCCGCGCCGCGCAAATACGTGCTCAAGATGCTGGTCATCGGCGTGGGCCTGGGCCAGATCGCCACGCCGCTGGCCTGGATCCTCTCGCCAGGCCTGCTGCTCAACAGCGAGTGGCACAACCTCTACCTGTTCGAGGCCGGCCTGGCGCTGATCTCCTTCGCCGGCGTGGTGGTTCTCAAGCTGCCGCCCGGCGTGCACATCCGCAGCTTCGAGCGGCTGGACTTCCTGACCTTCTTCCTCATGGTTCCGGGCATGGGCCTGCTGATCGCCGTGCTGGTGCAGGGCTACAACCGCTGGTGGCTGGACACGCCCTGGCTGGCCTGGATGCTGATCGGCGCCATCGTGCTGCTGAGCCTGGCGCTGTACATCGAGCACCACCGTCGCAATCCCATGCTGCAGACGCGCTGGTTCGTGCTGGCGCCCACGGTGCGCTTCGTCATCGGCGCGCTGCTGCTGCGCTTTCTGACGAGCGAGCAGACCTATGGCGTGATCGGCATGCAGCGCATGCTGGGCATGACGGTGGACCAGATGCAGCCGCTGTTCGTGGTCATCCTGCTGGGCACCATCGTGGGCATCGCGGTGTCGGCGCTGACCTTCGGGCTGGAGAACATGGGCCGGCAGATCGTGGGCTCCATCGTGCTGTTCGCGCTGGCCGCATGGCTGGACCACAGCCGCACCAGCTTCGACCGGCCGCAGGACTTCTTCGGCAGCCAGTTCCTGATGGCCGTGGGCGCGGGCCTGTTCATGGGGCCGCTGATGCTGATCGGCGTGGTGCAGGGCCTGAAGTTCGGCGCGCACTACATGCTCACGGCCATCGTCACCATTTCCATGACCCAGGCCATGGGCGCGCTCATGGGCTCGGCCCTGCTGAGCACCTACCAGATGCACCGCGAGCATGTGTACTCGGCCGCCATCGTGGCCGGCGTCGATCCCACCGATCCCATCGTGGCCGACCGCCTGCGCCAGCAGCAGCAAAGCCTGGCCCGCGTCATCACCGACCCGGCGCTACGCGCCGCCCAGGGCATGGCCCAGCTGGCCCAGGCGGCGCGGCGCGAGGCCCATGTGCGCGCCTACAACGACGTGTTCGCGCTCACGGCAGGCATTGCCGTGCTCTACCTGCTGTGGTCGCTGGCCCTGGCCGGTCGCGCGCGCCAGCGCGCCTTCGTGGAGCGCATGCGCGCCGCCGCGGCTGATGCATCGGCCATGCGCGGTACCGATGCCGCCGCCCCGCAGGACGCACCGGGCCAGCCGCCCACCCAGCCGGTCGCCCGCGCCTGA
- a CDS encoding HlyD family secretion protein produces MSDSTNSDGGTAATAASPATAPAAPPTAPSSPSPKLIKPSLRSVLVMVAVALAGVLLVLRAWNLFPFAGTVVSTDNAYVRGAVTVLAPQVSGYVTEVLVQDYENVKAGQPLVRIDARTYEAAVAQAEAQLANARAQLANADQTQAQNRATLGASRAGLEAVQAEADRAGAELQRVQALAERGSVSLNERDKVRATARLASANVAKARADIEINAEKIKATTVNRASLEAQVQMAQAQLRQARINLDNTVVHAPGDGQVGEAGVRVGQYVTAGSQLLYVVPRRLWVVANFKETQTARVRIGQSVQFSVDALGGARLTGRVQEIAPATGSEFSVLKADNATGNFTKVVQRLPVKIAIDEGQEQAARLRAGMSVVVRLDTAQEARP; encoded by the coding sequence ATGAGTGACTCCACAAATTCCGACGGCGGCACGGCCGCCACCGCTGCCTCGCCCGCAACGGCTCCTGCTGCGCCACCCACGGCGCCGTCCTCGCCTTCCCCCAAGCTCATCAAGCCCTCGCTGCGCAGCGTGCTGGTGATGGTCGCGGTCGCCCTGGCCGGCGTGCTGCTGGTGCTGCGCGCCTGGAACCTGTTCCCCTTCGCGGGCACCGTGGTGAGCACCGACAACGCCTATGTGCGCGGCGCCGTCACCGTGCTCGCGCCCCAGGTCAGCGGCTATGTGACCGAGGTGCTGGTGCAGGACTACGAGAACGTCAAGGCCGGGCAGCCGCTGGTGCGCATCGATGCGCGCACCTACGAGGCCGCCGTGGCCCAGGCCGAGGCCCAGCTGGCCAATGCCCGTGCCCAACTGGCCAATGCCGACCAGACCCAGGCCCAGAACCGCGCCACGCTGGGCGCCAGCCGCGCGGGCCTGGAGGCCGTGCAGGCCGAGGCCGACCGCGCCGGCGCCGAGCTGCAGCGCGTGCAGGCGCTGGCCGAGCGCGGCTCGGTCTCGCTCAACGAGCGCGACAAGGTGCGCGCCACGGCACGCCTGGCGTCCGCCAACGTGGCCAAGGCACGCGCCGACATCGAAATCAATGCCGAGAAGATCAAGGCCACGACCGTGAACCGGGCCTCGCTCGAAGCCCAGGTGCAGATGGCCCAGGCCCAGTTGCGCCAGGCCCGCATCAACCTGGACAACACCGTGGTGCATGCGCCCGGTGACGGCCAGGTCGGTGAGGCCGGCGTGCGCGTGGGGCAGTACGTGACGGCCGGCTCGCAACTGCTGTACGTGGTGCCCCGGCGGCTGTGGGTGGTGGCCAACTTCAAGGAAACGCAGACGGCCCGGGTGCGCATCGGCCAGTCCGTGCAGTTCAGCGTGGATGCGCTGGGCGGCGCGCGCCTGACGGGGCGCGTGCAGGAGATCGCACCGGCCACGGGCTCGGAGTTCAGCGTGCTCAAGGCCGACAACGCCACCGGCAACTTCACCAAGGTCGTGCAGCGGCTGCCGGTCAAGATCGCCATCGACGAGGGCCAGGAACAGGCCGCCCGCCTGCGGGCCGGCATGTCGGTGGTGGTGCGCCTGGATACGGCGCAGGAGGCCCGGCCATGA
- a CDS encoding efflux transporter outer membrane subunit translates to MTARSLAAALACTLALAGCSVPPLSQAPDAARPALPSQWSVAGQGAPAQIQAAWWQAFGDPLLTRWVELAQARNGDVLLALSRVDEARANLDVAGAAGLPQVSATAGASTGRSLGARGLTHTRSVQPGLQASWEPDLWGRIAHQEQSAALRLQASEADRDAVALSVAATTAQAYVGLRALQQQLAVAQATARSRQDALRLADDQVSVGYISQLQRTQAQAELQSVQQAVEQLELSLARQRTALLLLAGGEGDADAAALMADSQASVQALQLPQAPAAGLPSALLQRRPDIARAQLQLAAADEAMALQRAAFLPQVSLTASAGSLLVNALQYHPATVWALGGSVLAPLFTGGRLQGQFDAATAQRDQAAHAYRNVVLKAMADVENALVGTQRLQSQWQHASEREAVLQRSLGFARDRYEAGYASYLEELDAQRNLFQAQQEVIRLRLGQLENAIALYQALGGGWQAAASAP, encoded by the coding sequence ATGACCGCGCGTTCGCTGGCTGCAGCCCTGGCCTGCACGCTGGCGCTGGCCGGTTGCAGCGTGCCGCCACTGAGCCAGGCGCCCGATGCCGCACGGCCGGCCTTGCCCTCGCAATGGAGCGTGGCGGGGCAGGGGGCGCCAGCCCAGATTCAGGCTGCATGGTGGCAGGCCTTTGGCGACCCCCTGCTCACGCGCTGGGTGGAACTGGCCCAGGCACGCAACGGCGATGTGCTGCTGGCCCTGTCGCGCGTGGACGAGGCGCGTGCCAACCTCGATGTGGCGGGCGCGGCCGGCCTGCCGCAGGTCTCGGCCACGGCGGGTGCTTCCACGGGGCGCAGCCTGGGCGCGCGCGGCCTCACGCATACACGCTCGGTGCAGCCCGGCCTGCAGGCCAGCTGGGAGCCCGACCTCTGGGGTCGCATCGCCCACCAGGAACAATCCGCCGCGCTGCGCCTGCAGGCCAGCGAGGCCGACCGCGACGCCGTGGCCCTGTCCGTGGCCGCAACCACGGCCCAGGCCTATGTGGGCCTGCGCGCGCTGCAGCAGCAACTGGCGGTGGCACAGGCCACGGCCCGGTCGCGCCAGGATGCCCTGCGCCTGGCCGATGACCAGGTCAGCGTGGGCTACATCTCGCAGCTGCAGCGCACCCAGGCCCAGGCGGAACTGCAAAGCGTGCAGCAGGCCGTCGAGCAGCTCGAACTGTCGCTGGCGCGCCAGCGCACGGCCCTGCTGCTGCTGGCCGGCGGCGAGGGTGATGCCGACGCGGCCGCGCTCATGGCCGACAGCCAGGCGTCCGTGCAGGCGCTGCAGCTGCCGCAGGCGCCGGCCGCGGGCCTGCCCTCGGCCTTGCTGCAGCGCCGCCCCGATATCGCACGGGCCCAGCTGCAGCTGGCCGCCGCCGATGAAGCCATGGCGTTGCAGCGGGCGGCCTTCCTGCCCCAGGTCTCGCTGACGGCCAGCGCCGGCAGCCTGCTGGTCAATGCGCTGCAATACCATCCGGCCACCGTCTGGGCGCTGGGCGGCAGCGTGCTGGCGCCGCTGTTCACGGGCGGGCGGCTGCAGGGCCAGTTCGATGCCGCCACGGCCCAGCGCGACCAGGCGGCCCATGCCTACCGCAACGTGGTGCTCAAGGCCATGGCCGATGTGGAAAACGCCCTGGTCGGCACCCAGCGCCTGCAGTCGCAGTGGCAGCACGCCAGCGAGCGCGAAGCCGTGCTGCAGCGTTCCCTGGGCTTTGCCAGGGACCGCTACGAGGCCGGCTACGCCAGCTACCTGGAAGAGCTGGATGCCCAGCGCAATCTCTTTCAGGCACAGCAGGAGGTGATACGCCTGCGCCTGGGGCAGCTGGAAAATGCCATCGCGCTCTACCAGGCGCTGGGCGGCGGCTGGCAGGCCGCTGCCTCTGCGCCCTGA